A single Streptomyces sp. 2114.4 DNA region contains:
- a CDS encoding ABC transporter ATP-binding protein: protein MNATDIARVQDLRVETGGRALVDGVSLRVPPGQVTALIGASGSGKTTTGLALLREFPPGATVTGEVRVPDGLIGYVPQHPAAVLNPARPVAALLRDIARSRVRHLPRRARRPAARQHLLRALDQARIPDGEALLHRFPHQLSGGQQQRIVLAQALLSGATTLVADEPTTGQDALTKRQIAGHLVALARQGLAILLLSHDLDVVRALADEIHVLRAGRIVESGSPDGLWRSPQHPWTRELLTEAGSAGPSDTAPAHHSATTPDAGARHGNSLTAPAAPKPVLQVRALTARHGRSPVLHAVGLRLPPGCSALVGRSGSGKTTLARCLAGLHRTYDGEMLLDGAVLPRSLRDRTREQLAAVQYVFQDARAAFDAYRPVLDQVSRTAVRLRRVPVPEALAEAEHTLSALGLAGDLVRRKPSELSGGELQRAALARALLARPRVLICDEITSGLDTVARRNLRALLDRLLGAHPDLSLLLITHDRDTAALATRTAVLDRGRLVEQGPTGQLLADPQHPLTAALLQAPPAAKAAT, encoded by the coding sequence ATGAACGCCACCGACATCGCCCGGGTCCAGGACCTCCGTGTCGAGACCGGCGGCCGGGCCCTTGTCGACGGGGTGAGCCTCCGGGTGCCGCCCGGCCAGGTCACCGCGCTGATCGGTGCCTCCGGCAGCGGCAAGACCACCACCGGGCTCGCCCTGCTCCGCGAGTTTCCGCCCGGCGCCACGGTGACCGGCGAGGTGCGCGTCCCCGACGGCCTCATCGGTTACGTACCGCAGCATCCCGCCGCCGTCCTCAACCCCGCCCGGCCGGTGGCCGCCCTCCTCCGGGACATCGCCCGCAGCCGGGTACGCCACCTGCCCCGCCGCGCCCGCCGCCCCGCCGCCCGTCAGCACCTGCTGCGCGCCCTCGACCAGGCCCGGATACCCGACGGCGAAGCCCTGCTGCACCGCTTCCCCCACCAGCTCTCCGGTGGCCAGCAGCAACGTATCGTTCTCGCCCAGGCCCTCCTGAGCGGTGCCACCACCCTCGTCGCCGACGAACCGACCACCGGCCAGGACGCACTGACGAAGCGGCAGATCGCCGGCCACCTGGTCGCCCTGGCCCGGCAGGGCCTCGCGATCCTGCTCCTGAGCCACGACCTCGACGTCGTCCGTGCCCTGGCCGATGAGATCCACGTCCTGCGGGCCGGCCGCATCGTGGAGTCCGGCTCACCGGACGGACTCTGGCGCTCCCCACAGCACCCCTGGACCCGCGAACTCCTCACCGAAGCAGGTTCCGCCGGGCCGTCGGATACCGCGCCCGCCCACCACAGCGCCACCACCCCGGACGCCGGTGCGCGGCACGGTAATTCCCTGACCGCCCCCGCCGCCCCCAAGCCCGTGCTCCAGGTGCGGGCCCTCACCGCCCGCCACGGCAGGTCCCCGGTCCTGCACGCCGTCGGTCTCCGGCTCCCGCCGGGCTGCTCAGCCCTCGTGGGCCGCTCGGGCAGCGGCAAGACCACGCTCGCCCGATGCCTGGCCGGCCTCCACCGGACCTACGACGGCGAGATGCTGCTCGACGGGGCCGTACTTCCCCGCAGCCTCCGCGACCGTACCCGCGAACAACTGGCGGCAGTGCAGTACGTCTTCCAGGACGCACGGGCCGCCTTCGACGCATACCGCCCGGTCCTCGACCAGGTGAGCCGCACGGCCGTACGCCTGCGCCGGGTCCCCGTCCCCGAGGCGCTGGCCGAGGCCGAGCACACCCTGAGCGCCCTCGGGCTCGCCGGTGACCTGGTACGCCGCAAGCCATCGGAGCTGTCCGGCGGCGAACTCCAGCGCGCCGCCCTGGCCCGCGCCCTGCTGGCCCGCCCCAGGGTCCTGATCTGCGACGAAATCACCTCCGGCCTGGACACCGTCGCGCGCCGGAACCTCCGCGCCCTCCTGGACCGGCTCCTGGGGGCCCACCCGGACCTGTCCCTGCTCCTGATCACCCATGACCGCGACACCGCGGCCCTGGCCACCCGCACCGCCGTGCTCGACCGGGGCCGCCTCGTCGAACAGGGCCCGACCGGTCAGCTCCTCGCAGACCCGCAACACCCCCTCACCGCCGCGCTGCTGCAGGCTCCACCAGCCGCAAAGGCAGCGAC
- a CDS encoding ABC transporter permease subunit has translation MRTRTTGGRGRFTFALLIVAVPLLLALLGPLFAGEPGPRAASFTAGGGHWAGTDFVGRDVWRQVLLGGRPVVLTALAATALAYAVALPLGLFGALTHRRWLEELVMRPLDILLAVPSLLVILLVAAVLTPGAGGLALLVALVSIPDAARTVRAAAAEAAASPAVEALRMQGETWWRTAVGYAGRSALRTLAADAGVRLTGVLYLVATAAFLGVGAEPDAADWAVMVDRNRTGMFVQPWAVALPAVLIMALTMGTNLLFDAALDRSGPRQRRGRAPRPDRAPRPGRGSRRHRAPRPGSSPDPLPTDATAPDTPPTDATAAGPGRSEKSHP, from the coding sequence ATGAGGACACGGACGACCGGCGGCCGGGGACGCTTCACCTTCGCCCTGCTGATCGTCGCCGTCCCGCTGCTGCTCGCCCTGCTCGGGCCGTTGTTCGCGGGGGAGCCCGGGCCACGGGCCGCGTCCTTCACCGCGGGCGGCGGCCACTGGGCCGGCACCGACTTCGTCGGACGGGACGTCTGGCGGCAGGTGCTGCTCGGTGGCCGCCCCGTGGTCCTGACCGCGCTCGCGGCGACCGCGCTGGCCTACGCGGTGGCGCTGCCCCTGGGCCTCTTCGGCGCGCTGACCCACCGCCGCTGGCTGGAAGAGCTCGTGATGCGCCCCCTGGACATCCTGCTCGCCGTGCCGTCGCTCCTGGTCATCTTGCTGGTGGCGGCGGTCCTGACGCCCGGTGCCGGCGGGCTCGCCCTTCTGGTGGCGCTGGTCAGCATCCCGGATGCCGCCCGGACCGTCCGGGCGGCCGCCGCCGAGGCGGCCGCTTCGCCCGCGGTCGAGGCGCTGCGCATGCAGGGTGAGACCTGGTGGCGGACCGCCGTGGGCTACGCCGGCCGCTCGGCCCTGCGCACCCTTGCCGCCGATGCCGGGGTACGGCTGACCGGCGTGCTCTATCTGGTGGCCACGGCCGCCTTCCTCGGCGTCGGTGCCGAACCGGACGCCGCCGACTGGGCGGTGATGGTCGACCGCAACCGGACGGGCATGTTCGTCCAGCCCTGGGCCGTCGCGCTGCCCGCCGTGCTGATCATGGCCCTGACCATGGGCACCAACCTGCTCTTCGACGCCGCCCTCGACCGAAGCGGACCACGACAGCGGCGGGGCCGTGCACCGCGGCCGGACCGTGCCCCGCGGCCCGGACGGGGCTCCCGGCGGCACCGTGCACCGCGACCCGGCTCAAGCCCTGACCCCCTGCCCACCGATGCCACGGCCCCCGACACCCCGCCCACCGATGCCACGGCCGCCGGGCCGGGGCGCAGCGAGAAGAGCCACCCATGA
- a CDS encoding ABC transporter permease produces MTGLRSWWARRLLLGAGQTAAVVLLVFALTEALPGDAAVALAGDQPDPGRIAAIRETLHLDRPAAERLGEWAAGLLHGDLGSSLTSGRPVSSAIGDGFGPTLLLAALTLLLLVPAAGGLGVLAARYEGRLGDRLISSVTLAVYAVPEFVLGVLLVAVFALHLGLLPPTAVGYGGDLLSHPAALVLPVLVLLARPVCSLTRLVRAGMIDALASPYVTHARRYGIPGARIRYAHALPHALGPAAQQLARTVDWLLCGVIVVEALFVIPGLGTVLMNAVAERDVPVLQGLAVVFGCTAVVLNLGADLVTYRFVPRTGEAA; encoded by the coding sequence ATGACCGGCCTGCGGTCGTGGTGGGCACGCCGGCTGCTGCTCGGCGCCGGGCAGACCGCCGCGGTCGTCCTGCTGGTCTTCGCCCTCACCGAGGCGCTGCCCGGCGACGCCGCGGTGGCGCTCGCCGGTGACCAGCCCGACCCAGGGCGGATCGCCGCCATCCGGGAGACCCTGCACCTGGACCGGCCCGCCGCCGAGCGCCTGGGGGAGTGGGCGGCCGGACTGCTGCACGGGGACCTCGGCAGCTCGCTGACCTCCGGCCGGCCGGTCAGCTCCGCCATCGGTGACGGCTTCGGGCCGACCCTTCTGCTCGCCGCGCTCACCCTGCTCCTGCTGGTGCCGGCCGCCGGCGGCCTCGGTGTGCTGGCCGCCCGCTACGAGGGACGGCTGGGGGACCGGCTCATCAGTTCGGTGACCCTGGCCGTGTACGCCGTACCGGAGTTCGTCCTCGGGGTGCTGCTGGTCGCGGTCTTCGCGCTGCACCTGGGCCTGCTGCCACCGACCGCCGTGGGGTACGGCGGTGATCTGCTCAGCCATCCCGCGGCGCTGGTGCTGCCGGTACTCGTCCTGCTGGCCCGCCCGGTGTGCTCGCTGACGCGCCTGGTCCGGGCCGGCATGATCGACGCACTGGCGTCGCCGTACGTCACCCATGCCCGCCGCTACGGCATCCCCGGCGCGCGCATCCGCTACGCGCACGCCCTGCCCCACGCCCTGGGGCCCGCCGCCCAACAGCTCGCCCGCACGGTCGACTGGCTGCTGTGCGGTGTCATCGTCGTGGAGGCCCTTTTCGTGATTCCCGGGCTCGGAACCGTCCTGATGAACGCCGTCGCGGAACGCGATGTCCCCGTCCTCCAGGGCCTGGCGGTCGTCTTCGGATGCACCGCCGTCGTCCTCAACCTGGGTGCCGACCTGGTCACTTACCGCTTCGTGCCGCGAACCGGGGAGGCGGCATGA
- a CDS encoding ABC transporter substrate-binding protein, whose protein sequence is MDDGPLNTPRFPGLRRRGFLAVAGLGAAGVAAPALAGCHGPSGDGADGGGTPRRGGKLRAAFAGGGASETLDPHLANLFADAARAKALFDKLADFGADLSAEPRLAASWEPNARLDRWTVKLRTASFHNGKPVTARDVLYSYRRITDPRQAFRAKASLEPLDLTASRAPDARTVEFALKRPMAEFPHLLAAFGAYIVPEGAQDFDRAPVGSGPFRFVSFTPGRSALFRRNDDYWEGAPHLDQLEFLVANEESARLNSLLGGQIEYAHELTPTTARAHEGKGQIEIVRLRNSAMQAFAMKTDRAPFDDKRVREAFFLLADRRELVDGALSGAGVIGNDLFGKGYEYYADGLPQRAQDLDRARHLLKRAGADGLRVTLDTSAAAAGFTEAAAIFRDQAARAGVRVKVAMGSKDSYWQDTLDSGTLCCYRSGAMPIESHFSQRLLSGSPTNATQWRHKDFDALYQQAQSTKNPQDRAAVYARMQRRLHAEGGFLVWGFADWILGTARTVRGVAHTSPANTLDWARFDKVWLA, encoded by the coding sequence ATGGACGACGGTCCCCTCAACACCCCCCGCTTTCCCGGCCTGCGCCGCCGCGGCTTCCTCGCCGTGGCCGGACTCGGTGCCGCCGGAGTCGCTGCGCCGGCGCTCGCCGGATGCCACGGCCCCTCCGGTGACGGCGCCGACGGCGGTGGCACACCCCGCCGGGGCGGAAAGCTGCGCGCCGCGTTCGCCGGAGGCGGTGCGAGCGAGACCCTGGACCCGCACCTGGCCAACCTCTTCGCCGACGCCGCGCGCGCCAAGGCCCTCTTTGACAAGCTCGCCGACTTCGGAGCCGACCTCTCCGCCGAGCCACGGCTCGCCGCGTCCTGGGAACCGAACGCCCGACTGGACCGCTGGACGGTGAAGCTGCGCACGGCGTCCTTCCACAACGGCAAGCCGGTCACCGCCCGGGACGTCCTCTACAGCTACCGCCGCATCACCGACCCCCGCCAGGCGTTCCGCGCCAAGGCCTCGCTCGAACCCCTCGACCTCACCGCCAGCCGGGCTCCCGACGCGCGGACCGTCGAGTTCGCGCTGAAGCGGCCGATGGCCGAATTCCCCCATCTGCTGGCCGCGTTCGGCGCCTACATCGTCCCCGAGGGCGCGCAGGACTTCGACCGCGCGCCGGTCGGCAGCGGCCCCTTCCGCTTCGTCTCCTTCACGCCGGGACGCTCCGCCCTCTTCCGGCGCAACGACGACTACTGGGAGGGGGCGCCCCATCTGGACCAACTGGAGTTCCTGGTCGCCAATGAGGAGTCCGCGCGCCTCAACTCCCTGCTGGGCGGCCAGATCGAGTACGCCCACGAGCTGACGCCGACGACGGCCCGCGCACACGAGGGCAAGGGCCAGATCGAGATCGTACGGCTGCGCAACAGCGCGATGCAGGCCTTCGCGATGAAGACCGACCGGGCACCGTTCGACGACAAGCGGGTGCGCGAGGCGTTCTTCCTCCTCGCCGACCGCAGGGAACTCGTCGACGGCGCGCTCTCCGGCGCCGGTGTGATCGGCAACGACCTGTTCGGCAAGGGGTACGAGTACTACGCGGACGGCCTGCCGCAGCGCGCACAGGACCTGGACCGGGCCCGCCATCTGCTGAAACGGGCGGGCGCCGACGGACTGCGGGTCACCCTGGACACCTCCGCCGCCGCGGCCGGCTTCACCGAGGCCGCCGCCATCTTCCGCGACCAGGCCGCCCGGGCCGGAGTACGGGTGAAGGTGGCGATGGGCAGCAAGGACAGCTACTGGCAGGACACCCTCGATTCCGGAACCCTGTGCTGCTACCGCTCCGGAGCGATGCCCATCGAGTCACACTTCTCCCAGCGGCTGCTGTCCGGTTCCCCCACCAACGCCACCCAGTGGCGGCACAAGGACTTCGACGCGCTCTACCAGCAGGCCCAGTCCACCAAGAACCCGCAGGACCGGGCCGCCGTGTACGCGCGCATGCAGCGCCGGCTGCACGCCGAGGGCGGCTTCCTGGTCTGGGGCTTCGCCGACTGGATCCTGGGCACCGCCCGCACGGTCCGCGGAGTGGCGCACACCTCCCCCGCGAACACGCTCGACTGGGCCCGCTTCGACAAGGTGTGGCTCGCATGA
- a CDS encoding class I SAM-dependent methyltransferase — MPSRTRHETGHENLLTDNPELYEARFPDTDRLAGRWAEDCLRRHGAGNRVLDIGCGTGRDAAHLHAAGRTVVAADLSEAMLAHARTHHPGPDYRRADLRDFGLPELGLHEEPFDAVVCLDSALLYCHTNAELDGFLASCRRSLAPGGLLLAEMRNGAYFLGRTGLLDAPAVHGFTWQGTTYTSTTTLSVDRTAQLLRRTRIWTADDGSPPYEQRSAWRLLFPQELRHLLAAHGFEAVDLYDGPGPRTQPVWQEGDAPGGSADRDRLHLVARLTRDD; from the coding sequence GTGCCATCCCGGACGCGTCACGAAACGGGCCACGAAAACCTCCTGACGGACAATCCGGAACTCTACGAGGCACGCTTCCCCGACACCGACCGCCTGGCCGGCCGCTGGGCCGAGGACTGCCTGCGACGGCACGGCGCGGGAAACCGCGTCCTGGACATCGGCTGCGGCACCGGACGCGACGCCGCACATCTGCATGCGGCGGGACGCACGGTCGTCGCGGCCGACCTCTCCGAGGCGATGCTCGCGCACGCCCGCACCCACCACCCCGGACCGGACTACCGCCGAGCCGACCTCCGCGACTTCGGCCTCCCGGAACTCGGCCTCCACGAGGAGCCCTTCGACGCCGTCGTCTGTCTGGACAGCGCCCTGCTCTACTGCCACACCAACGCCGAACTCGACGGCTTCCTCGCTTCCTGCCGGCGCAGCCTCGCACCCGGCGGCCTGCTGCTGGCCGAGATGCGCAACGGCGCCTACTTCCTCGGCCGCACCGGCCTGCTCGACGCCCCAGCCGTCCACGGCTTCACCTGGCAGGGCACCACCTACACCTCCACCACCACCCTGTCCGTCGACCGCACTGCCCAACTCCTGCGCCGCACCCGCATCTGGACCGCCGACGACGGCTCCCCGCCGTACGAGCAGCGCTCCGCATGGCGGCTTCTCTTCCCCCAGGAACTGCGTCACCTCCTCGCCGCGCACGGCTTTGAAGCCGTCGATCTGTACGACGGGCCGGGGCCGCGGACACAGCCCGTCTGGCAGGAGGGCGACGCTCCGGGCGGATCCGCCGACCGGGACCGGCTGCACCTCGTCGCCCGGTTGACCCGGGATGACTGA
- a CDS encoding MFS transporter → MRRFPLAIRLLLLNQLGVNTGFYLLIPYLAVHLGEDLGMSAAVVGIVLGVRNLSQQGLFLIGGSASDRLGARGVIIAGCALRTVGFGLFALGDGLAVLLAASVLSGLAGALFNPAVRAYLAQEAGDRKAEAFALFNVFATTGALVGPLLGSALLLVDFRASALTAAALFALLTVAQAVVLPARTVATATNSVLGDWREVLGNRAFVAFALAMVGMFTLQNQLYLLLPDGARRATGWDGAAGLVFLVGTVANLSLQLRITRALKRRGDRARWICAGLALMGLAFVPPMAVAGPVAPPGGPGAAALHALPVLAGALLLYLGVMIAQPFVMELIPAFGRAELTGTYFGLFYVVSGIAAAVGNTVIGWAMDTGEHTRTPWLPWACALAFGLVSAAGVAWLHRMRALPGRVTEELATDTTTTRVTKAATEGKA, encoded by the coding sequence ATGCGCCGCTTTCCGCTCGCGATCCGACTTCTGCTGCTCAACCAGCTCGGCGTCAATACCGGCTTCTACCTGCTCATCCCGTACCTCGCCGTGCATCTGGGGGAGGACCTGGGGATGTCCGCCGCGGTCGTCGGCATCGTCCTCGGCGTCCGCAACCTGAGTCAGCAGGGGCTGTTCCTCATCGGCGGCTCGGCCTCCGACCGGCTGGGGGCGCGGGGGGTCATCATCGCCGGCTGCGCGCTGCGAACCGTCGGCTTCGGGCTCTTCGCGCTCGGCGACGGCCTGGCCGTACTCCTCGCCGCGTCCGTCCTCAGCGGACTCGCCGGGGCACTGTTCAACCCCGCGGTCCGCGCCTACCTCGCCCAGGAGGCGGGCGACCGCAAGGCCGAGGCCTTCGCCCTCTTCAACGTCTTCGCGACCACCGGGGCGCTGGTGGGGCCGCTGCTCGGCAGCGCTCTGCTGCTCGTCGACTTCCGGGCCTCCGCGCTCACCGCCGCAGCCCTCTTCGCGCTGCTCACCGTCGCCCAGGCCGTCGTACTGCCCGCCCGCACGGTCGCCACGGCCACGAACAGCGTCCTCGGCGACTGGCGCGAAGTACTCGGCAACCGCGCCTTTGTGGCCTTCGCCCTGGCCATGGTCGGCATGTTCACCCTGCAGAACCAGCTGTACCTGCTGCTGCCCGACGGCGCGCGGCGGGCCACCGGCTGGGACGGTGCGGCAGGCCTCGTCTTCCTCGTCGGCACCGTCGCCAACCTCTCGCTGCAGCTGCGGATCACGCGCGCCCTCAAGCGGCGCGGCGACCGGGCACGGTGGATCTGCGCGGGGCTCGCACTGATGGGACTCGCCTTCGTACCGCCGATGGCCGTCGCCGGTCCGGTAGCGCCGCCCGGCGGCCCCGGGGCCGCCGCCCTGCACGCACTGCCCGTACTGGCCGGGGCGCTGCTGCTCTACCTGGGCGTCATGATCGCTCAGCCATTCGTGATGGAGCTGATCCCCGCCTTCGGCCGCGCCGAGCTCACCGGCACGTACTTCGGGCTGTTCTACGTGGTCTCCGGCATCGCCGCCGCGGTGGGCAACACCGTCATCGGCTGGGCCATGGACACCGGGGAGCACACCCGTACGCCCTGGCTGCCCTGGGCGTGCGCGCTCGCCTTCGGCCTGGTCTCCGCTGCCGGTGTCGCCTGGCTGCACCGGATGCGGGCCCTGCCGGGGCGTGTCACCGAGGAGTTGGCGACGGACACGACGACCACGAGGGTCACGAAGGCCGCGACGGAGGGAAAGGCGTGA
- a CDS encoding dipeptide epimerase, producing the protein MKASQRTVRLELTTPLRISRSTMAARDAVWLTIEHHGHHGYGEAVTSTYYGLDAATLARLLNGAARELARWADPESALAALRAGELPVPGTPAAVTAAVESALLDLVGKRAGVPVYRLLGSTGAPRAATARTIGITSPGAAAEQAGRLARQGFSVLKIKAGLPDPEDDLDRVRAVRRAAPDARLLLDPNGGWTPALAQALLPRYADLGVEAVEQPLAPGDPETLARLAERSPLPVIADEDAVGVEDARRLAGRVHGLNVKLAKCGGVTAALRIADLIAGSGTALMLGCLTASTLGLAPAVHLADRARWTDLDGHLLLAHDPWTGIGGTDGTVGAGGQPGLGVRPARGGPPPPGTPAEPARGVEAPR; encoded by the coding sequence GTGAAGGCCAGTCAGCGCACCGTACGACTCGAACTCACCACACCACTACGGATATCCCGCTCCACCATGGCGGCCCGCGACGCCGTGTGGCTCACCATCGAACACCACGGCCACCACGGCTACGGCGAGGCCGTGACCAGCACCTACTACGGACTGGACGCCGCCACCCTCGCCCGGCTGCTGAACGGGGCCGCACGAGAACTCGCCCGCTGGGCCGACCCCGAGAGCGCACTCGCCGCCCTGCGCGCCGGCGAACTGCCCGTACCCGGCACGCCCGCGGCGGTGACGGCGGCCGTGGAGTCCGCACTGCTCGACCTCGTCGGCAAGCGCGCCGGCGTCCCCGTGTACCGGCTGCTCGGGAGCACGGGGGCGCCGCGGGCCGCCACCGCCCGCACGATCGGCATCACCTCGCCGGGGGCGGCCGCGGAGCAGGCGGGCCGGCTGGCCCGGCAGGGCTTCTCCGTCCTCAAGATCAAGGCCGGTCTCCCGGATCCCGAGGACGACCTCGACCGGGTACGGGCCGTACGCCGTGCCGCGCCGGACGCGCGGCTGTTGCTCGACCCCAACGGCGGCTGGACCCCGGCCCTGGCCCAAGCCCTGCTGCCCCGCTACGCGGACCTCGGCGTCGAAGCGGTGGAGCAGCCGCTCGCCCCCGGCGACCCGGAGACGCTGGCCCGGCTGGCCGAACGCTCGCCGCTGCCGGTCATCGCCGACGAGGACGCGGTCGGTGTCGAGGACGCCCGGCGGCTGGCCGGCCGGGTGCACGGCCTCAACGTCAAGCTCGCCAAATGCGGTGGTGTCACCGCGGCGCTGCGCATCGCCGACCTGATCGCCGGCAGCGGCACCGCGCTGATGCTCGGCTGCCTCACCGCCAGCACCCTCGGCCTCGCCCCCGCCGTCCACCTCGCCGACCGCGCCCGCTGGACCGACCTCGACGGCCACCTGCTGCTCGCCCACGACCCCTGGACCGGCATCGGCGGCACCGACGGCACGGTGGGCGCCGGCGGGCAGCCGGGCCTCGGCGTACGGCCGGCGCGCGGCGGGCCACCGCCGCCCGGGACGCCGGCGGAGCCGGCCCGCGGTGTGGAGGCACCGCGGTGA